The sequence AGTTAGATCATGTTTTTCAGAACTGGAAGGTACTGATGGAGCTTGTAAAACCGCTAGAATACGAGATAACCCGAAATCATAGATCAATTCTGTTAACTACCAATGCGATAACTTTTGTTGCTAGGAAAGGGAATGAAAAATGAAATTATGGCAAGGTGCAGCAGGATTATGTGTTAATAACGAGAATAAAATTTTAATGGTATTGCAAGGGAGACCAGATGAGGAGAAGACATGGTCGATTCCATCCGGACAAAAAAATCAAAATGAAACGTTCGAAGAATGCTGCGCTAGAGAAATGTTTGAAGAAACCGGGTATCAGGTTGAGGTCATGGAAGAATTTTTTGTGAAAAAGGGAGAAAATAGCGAGTGGATTTTTGAAGTTCGATACTTTTATACAAAATGGATAGGCGGGGAAAGGAAATTCCAAGATCCAGATCAGCTAATTTATGATATCGCTTGGAAATCGGCAGATGAGATAGAAAATTTGGAACTAACTTATCCGGAAGATCGGGACCTCTTAAATCGAATCGTTACAAATAAGGGGATAAAATGATTGGTTCTATCCCCTTAGGAAGTGCTACTTTTCTTCAAGTTCATCAATCTCAACAATCGATCTTTCTTCCAGCGGGCCCCTTAAATGAACAGTGGCGGTTCGGCCGTCTTCATTTAAGGCATCAATCCAAACTGAGGTTCCATTATAAAGAACCTCAATATCTGCTGATGATGATAAAATCTGTTTTACCCGTTTTGCATCCATATTTTTCACTCCGTTTCAATCGTTTTTATTTGAACATCACTTTCAGCATCTTCAACATTTGTAATGTTTACCGCCGAATCCTCATCCAGAATAACATCCCGATCCGGTAATGAATTTAAATAATACGGAGGCAATTGTTTATTACGCTTTTTATGATTTGTTTCGGCTGAAGCGTTTTTATCTTTCGCATCTTCGACATTCATTTAAACAGCAACAACTCCTTTTTTAATCTAGGTATAATTTTTCCAAATTACCTATTTTTATTAGTAATAAAAAATCATTTATTTACAGTTAAGGAGCATTGTCATGTCAAAAAGTATAAATACTGCAGCTATCATTCGTACGGCTGTTTTAGAAGATGCTCAAGCCATCCTGCAAATTCAAAAAGAAGTAATCGCTGAAAGAGACTATTTAATGAGTGTCCCAGAAGAATTTAACCAGACGTTAGATCAACAGAAGAATTGGATTAAGAAAATATTAGACAATGAGAGGGAAACCATCCTTGTTGCTGAAATAGATAATGAAATTGTAGGCTGGATAGCATTTTTATCTAACAGCCGAAAACGACTATCTCATGTAGGTTCCTTTGGCATCATGATCAGAAAGGATTACAGAGAGAGGGGAATCGGTCGAATGCTGATCAGCGAACTGTTAAGCTGGGCGGCACACAACCCTTTTATTGAAAAAGTAAGCCTTGGTGTATTTTCAACAAACACGAGAGCGATAGCTTTGTATAAGAGTATGGGATTCATTGAAGAAGGCAGAAAGAAAAAAGAAGTAAAAGTCAGTGAAACGGAGTATTGGGATGATATTTTGATGTATAAACTGGTTTGAAAAATGATAGGGAGGTGCTCCGATGGAAATTAGAAGATTAACCCCATTTGATGCGGAAATATATAGAGAAATAAGACTGGAAGCTTTAAAGCTGAATGCAGAAGCTTATTCCACTAGATATGAGGATGAAATAGAGAGACCGATCAAGATTTATCAAGAACGGTTTCGGTCGAATTACTCTTTTACATTAGGTGCGTTTGAGAGTGAAAAGCTTATAGGCACCGTTACGGTGATAAGAGAGCAGCACCTAAAATTACATCATCGAGTCAACATTGTAGCTATGTATGTGAAACCGCATGTCCGTGGCTTAGGAATCGGTAAAGCCTTGATGAATGAAGCGATTCAGAGAGCGAGAGAGTGGGAGGGTGTGGAACAAATTCATTTAACTGTAGTCTCTAGCAATGAATCTGCTCGTAAACTTTATTCTGCATTAGGGTTCCAAGTGTATGGAACTGAAAAGCAGGCCATGAAATTAGGAGATACCTATTGGGATGAGGAAAGAATGGTATTGTTTTTGTAAATAATCAGCTAATAAAAGGGGAAATCGATATGCTTAAAGGAAATAATATTTATTTAAGATTTTTCGAAGAGTCTGATACAGAAGAGTTATTGGCTTTGGAATTGCGCAATAAAGATTTTTTCAAAAAGTATAACACGACAAAGAAGGATTCGTTTTATACACTAGATGGGCAATTGCAGCGAATCCAGAGAACGACTGAGATGAGAGAAAACGATCAGTTTTATTTATTTGGAATATTTTTAAAAGAAACAGATAAATTGATAGGTGTGGTGATGCTTTCGGAAGTGGGGCGCGGGCCATTTCAAAACTGCTGGCTCGGTTATTACTTGGATCAAAGTCACAATGGTAAAGGCTATATGACGGAAGCAGTGCGTATAATTGTGGATTATGCTTTTGCAGAATTAAATCTTCACCGAATCGATGCCGGAGTCATGCCTCATAATGTTGGATCGATTAGGTTGTTAGAAAAAAACGGATTTCATAAAGAGGGCATTGCCAAAAAGAATGTGTTAATTAACGGTGTTTGGGAAGATCATCAAACCATGGCGATCATTAATGAGAATTGGAGATGGGAAGAGTAAAATTTTCCTTTTCACTTTTGCTCGATTATGGCATAATAAGAAAAATTACACGAATGAAAAAGCGATGATGAGAAAAGTAGACGGATTTTCTTCTTTTAACAGAGAGCCCCTGTAGAGCTGAAAAGGGGTAAAGAAGGACCCGCGCGAAAATGGTCTCTGAGCTGCGTAGCCGAACTTCATTTTTGGACTTAGGCTATGACGAGATTTGGCACTCGTTACTAATGTCAGAGTATAAGAGCTGTTTGGCTCCGTACTTTCAGAGGCTAATTATGAGAGTAATTAGCAAATTAAGGTGGTACCACGAGACTAACCTCGTCCTTAGACATTTGTTGTCTAAAGACGAGTTTTTTTTATTTTATTTTTGGCTTTGTTGAGTATACATGTTGGTTTTCTTCAGCAAGGGCAGTTTTTAGAGGACATAGGTTCCGTTATTTAGCCAAAAAGCAAGGTTTTTTCAAACTACGCGGACATACATTCCGTTATTCAGTGTAAATCAGGCGATTTTCTTATCAAAATTCGTAAATAACGAATCTCATGTCCTCCAATTTATAATAACCGATTATTTTAAGCAAATAACGGATCCTATGTCCGCTTCGAGAGCACGAAGTAGCGATTGCCTTTTCTTGTTTGAAGATCTGGATCAACATCACCGATCAGCAGAGTCTATTTTTAAGGAGGAATTATAATGAGTATTTTTATTGGAGGCGCATGGCCTTATGCAAACGGGTCCTTACATCTTGGATACATCGCGAGTTTACTTCCCGGAGATATTTTAGCAAGATATTACCGGTTAAAAGGGGAGCAGGTGCTTTATGTTTCAGGCAGTGATTGCAACGGAACTCCTATTTCAATCAGAGCTAAACAGGAAGGAGTATCTCCACAAGAAATTGCCGATCACTTTCATAATGAATTTAAGAGCTGTTTTAAAAAATTAGGATTTACTTATGACTGTTATACAAGAACTGATACACAGTTTCATCATCAGGTCGTACAGAACATTTTCCTGCAATTGTTAGATAAAGGTTATATCTGCAAGAAAACAGTAGAGCAGGCTTATTGTCAGACATGTGATCAGTTTTTGCCAGACCGATATGTAGAAGGGATCTGTCCTCATTGTGGAAAAGAGGCGAGGGGTGACCAGTGCGACCATTGCTCTACTATATTAGATCCACTTGATCTTTTAGAAAAGAAATGTAAATTATGTGGGGACAACCCAATACCCAAGGATACAGAGCATTTTTATTTTCGTCTAGGTACGTTTCAGAAGGAGCTTGAAAAATATGTAACCCATGCCAGTGTAAATCATCTTTGGCGCAAAAATGCGGTTCAAATGACGGAAAGATTTTTAAAAGAAGGACTGCACGATCGGGCAGTTTCAAGAGATCTCCCGATTGGGGTCAGTGTACCTGTTGCCGGTTACGAAGCTAAAAAGATATATGTTTGGATTGAAGCAGTCTCGGGCTATTATTCTGCCAGTAAAAAATGGGCTGAAGAGCAGAATCGGGATGATTCCGCATTTTGGAGCGGGGAAACTGTCGCTTACTATGTTCACGGTAAAGATAACATCCCCTTTCATTCGGTTATTTGGCCATCTATTTTATTGGGAATTGACGTGAAACCTTTGCCTACTCATATTGTGTCCAATGAATATCTGACATTAGAAAAACACAAGCTTTCAACCAGTAAAAACTGGGCGGTATGGGTGCCAGACATTCTTGAAAGATATCATCCCGATTCGATCCGCTATTTTTTAACGATTAATGCTCCCGAAAATAGGGATACCGATTTTACCTGGCGTGAATTTATATACAGTCATAATAGTGAGCTTTTAGGTGCCTATGGAAACTTAGTTAACAGGACGTTTAAGTTTATTGAAAAATATTTTGATGGTGTTTTACCAGTGGGTTCAATCGATGAGGATATTCGTAAAAAGACAGAGGAGCTATACAACTCAGCGGGAACTTATATAGAGAAAACCCATTTTAAACATGCACTTGAAGAAATCTTTCAGTATATTCGATCAGCCAATAAATACTTTGATAACCAAAAGCCATGGGTGCAAATTCACGAAGATCCAAGCAATTGCCAAAATACCGTTGCTACTTGTGTCTTTATCATTGGAAACTTATCTCAGCTTTTGCAGCCATTTTTGCCGTTTTCGAGTCATGAGGTGAAAAAGCGTCTCCAGTTGGGGAAAGGAACCTGGAGTCCGGTTGACATACCTCTTGTCCGAATTGAAAAGTTTGAACCGCTTTTTCAAAGAATTGATATTAATCAGATTGATCTGGAATTAGAAACATTAAAGAATCAGTCGTATAATTGACACGTTTTAAAAGATTGAAAAGATGCATTTTAAGAGAGCTCCTCTTGTATTTGAGGGGAGTTCTTAATGATATATTAGAAAATAGAAAATAATTTAAAGAAGAAAGCTGGTGTCTGCCTATGAGCGATATAAAAGAATTACTTCGAAATATTAAAACTTTAGCAGGTCCGTTACCTGAATTTGAAATCCATCATGCTCCCCAAAAACCTCACCCATTATTTATTAAATGGATTAAAGAGGCTCTAGACGCAGAAGTGTCTGAACCTCATGCGATGACACTATCGACCGTTGATTCCAATGGTTATCCTGATGCAAGGGTTCTTATTTTAAAAAATATCGATGAAAAGGGCTGGTATTTTGCAACAAGCTCAGATAGCAGGAAAGGACAACAATTAATGAACAACCCTGAGGTAGCCTTAACCTTTTATTGGCCGAAACTCGGCAGGCAAATCCGGATAAGAGGGACTGCGATACATACCGGAGAAAACGCTAGTTCAAAGGATTTTTTAGAAAGAGGCAAAATAGCTCGTGCTATTGCTATGACTTGTAAGCAAAGCGAGGTTTTACCCGATCCAGCTGAAATCGAAGCTGAGATCCAGAAGCAATTAGAGCAAATGAACGAAGAACCAAATCTGGCTTATAACCGTTGGACCTTGTACTGTGTAGAGGCAAAAGAAGTAGAATTCTGGCAAGGAAATAGTGACCGTAAACATATACGACTCCAGTATCGGCTGGAGGACATTAATTGGTCTCAAGAACAGCTTTGGCCATAAGAAAAATTTGATAGTAGATTGAAATTTTACAAAAATATTTCAATAAAAAATGCCTGCTATTAAAAAATTTAAAAAGGGCCAAATATAAATCGGCCCCGGCAGAAGAAAATAATTGTCATCAATACGAAATTGCTTATTAAATTTTTTTAAATACGCGTACAGTCCTATTGAGGAAATTATTTTCTTCGATTTGCTTTAAACCTAACGGCTCAAATAAACTTTTGTAATTTCGCGGAAAATGCCTTCCTGAAACACCATCCTCAGATTCAATAGTGATTAAGTAGGATTTGGTGATCCTAGCTATTTCTTTGAATATCCAATTACTTTCGTAATGAATGTGTTCAAACACTGCCATTGTAAATACCACGTCAAATCCTCCAGTTTTAAAATCAGTTACAATCTCTTCAATGGGTGCATTATGAATTTGAGCTGTATTTGCTAACTCAGGATATGTGCTTTTTAACAGGCTGACTGCATTTTCACTAATTTCAATGCCTGTTAGATTTTTGTATCCTTTTCTGAGGAGATAGTTTAGATTTCTGCCCACGTTACAACCCGGTTCCAAAAGTGTAGCGCTCAAATCTGCATATTTTTTAATAAGCTCATGCAGATATTGGCTGCGTTCGATGGGGGCAATATAAGCTTCGGGAAGATTGCCTTCTTCCTTAGGATCTTTCCAATAGTTATGAACTGCATCCAGACTCAGTTGTTCATCATTGCTCAATTGAATTCCTCCTAAAAAAATATGTTTTACCATTTATCATATAAAGTAGTGTAGACGCAGGGAAGTGCGTATGACTATGCCCATTTGAATGGGTTTATATTTTATAATTACTAAAAGACAAGCAGAGGTTATGCCAACGGGTTCCGTTAGCATATCGCAAAAACAAAAGGTACACTATAAAATGTATATCAAAAAGCACCGCAATGTGCAGTGCTTTTTGCAAATAAAATAGCCCAGTCATTTAACTGAGCTATTTCCTGTGTTTATTTTCAAGGCTTTTTGAACTTATGTTGCGTTGAAGAAGGTTTCCTCAGTTTCCTTTTCTGGAACACTCCAAATAAAATAATTCTTGGTATAAAGTCTTGTCTCGATAACGATTTGTTCTGCTTCATTTTCAAAAATCAGTCCAGAACCCATCTGTTCTTTAAATGCCCATCCACGTTCACTCATATATTTTTTTACAACTGAATATCTATCATCACTTGATTTAATTTCAGAAATAAATCGGTTAGTAGCATTAGAAAACTCTACATACTCGGCATTTGTAAATTCGAGTTTTATAATTGATGAAATAACTGGAATAGGGTTTCCTTCCTGAAATAAAACATTACCAAATGTACCTACAAAGAATCCTAGAAAAGAAAAAGTAATTATTAAGGTAGCAACAACCGTAATAATTTTGTTTTTTATCCTCTTCACTAGTTTTCTTTCGCTGTTATCAGAAGGTTTATCTGTGTTTTCTAAAGCATTAGGTATATCGTGTTTTATTTCATCGTATATTTCACTGCAACTATGACATACACTTAAATGACCTTTAACCAATTTATTACTTTCTTCACTCGTTAATCCATCGATATAGGACGGCAATAAATCTTGTATCACATCACACTTTATACTCATTTAATTTCCCCCTATTTTAAAATCTCTCTTATCTTTTGTTTCCCTCTATGAAAATTAACTCTTGCCCAATTCTCACTTTCTTCAAAGATAATACCTATTTCTTTAAAACTTAATTCATTGAAACTACGGAGAATAACGACTTGTTTGTAAGGCTCTTTTAATTGTTGAATGGCTAAATGTAACATTCTCTCTTGCTCTTCCTTCACCCAAATATTTTCGGGGGTTGAAAAGTCAGCAAATTTCACATCATTCTCATCAAATTGATCGTTATTTATTGTGTTATTTTTCAAGTATTTGTAGTAGACATTCTTCCCAATTTGATATAACCAAGTTTTTATTGTGGATTTACCTTTAAAACGATGAATTGATTTAAATGCCTGAAAAAATGTTTCTTGAACCAATTCCTCTGCCAATGAACGGTCATTGGTCAGGTAAAACAAATAATTGTATAATTGCTTTGAATAAAGTTTGTATAATTCCCTAAAGTCTTTCAATTTCTACCCCCTCACAATGTTAGTACCGTTTTTTTATGTTTCGTTACAAAAAAATTAGTTGTTTAGCATTGGCAATTAATTTCACATAATTTAACTTTATTCCATTTCAACTATCCAGCCCCCATTGTTAAACCATCACACACCAGATGGAACTCCTTACAATGTTCAAAAATCAAATAAGATTGAACACCTTATTGCGATGTCGGACCGAGGAAATCGTTATATTGATGTTATTACGGATACTTTTAAACTATCGGGTGAGCTGACGAAATAATGAAGTTTCCCTTCTTGTATTTCTTCAACAAAAGCCTTTTTGATAGCACCCTTCAAAACCATATCTGCATCGCTTACTACATGCCATTTATCCGTGTTCACCAGTTGCTTAATCAAGAACATTTGAGCAATAGCAGTATAGGTATGATTAACGTGTAATCTATCTACATATTTAGCTCTCTTTTGGAATTCATGCATCTCTAGGTAGTAATCGGATGAACCCTGCGTATCGTTGGGTGTTGGTTTCAATGGGTAATAAGAATACTTTGTATTTCGCATTCTCTCTTAGTTCCACAGGTAATGGCATCTTTATAAAGTTCAGTATTCTTCTTAATCTGTTTAAAATCAATAGCCCAATCATATTCGACATCCGCTCTAAATACATAACGAAATCACGATTCACTAGATGCCTTGCGCTAGCTCAGTTTTCTTTTTTTTATCTAGTGTTATATCAACTGCTAATAAGTCTTAGATAAATGCCCCTTTCTAATAATCTCAATATAAGCGTATGTACATTTTTGGAGATAGGCGAAAAGGTTGTACCCTTTAAAACCTTATAAACATACATTTATTAAGGAGTGATTTCTTGAAAGGGGAAGTTTCATGAAAGCCGTTATACTAGCTGGAGGATCAGGGACTCGTTTAAGTCCATTCACCAAGATTATCAATAAGCACCTTCTCCCAGTTGGTTCTTATCCAATGATTTATTGGCCAATAAAAAGATTAAAACAGGCAGGAATTAATGAAATTTTGATTGTAACCAATGAAGAGGATTTAGTTTCATTTAAAAAAGTTTTAGGTGCAGGTGAGGAGCTGGGAGTTATATTGTCTTATACCATTCAAAAGGAAAAGGGTAAAGGTATAGCCAATGCTTTAAACTGCGCAAAAGATTTTGTCGATGATAAGTTTGTCGTTTTGTTAGGGGATAATTTGTTTGATGATGATTTAAGCCCCTATCTAGAGGACTTTAAAAAAGAAAAGTACGAGGCCAAAGTGCTTTTAAAAGAAGTTAAGGACCCAAAGAGATATGGAATTGCCTTTATCGATGAAATCAAACATACGATAATATCAATCATTGAGAAGCCAAAGAATCCTATTTCTAAGTATTGTGTTACAGGCATCTATTTT comes from Bacillus oleivorans and encodes:
- a CDS encoding NUDIX hydrolase, yielding MKLWQGAAGLCVNNENKILMVLQGRPDEEKTWSIPSGQKNQNETFEECCAREMFEETGYQVEVMEEFFVKKGENSEWIFEVRYFYTKWIGGERKFQDPDQLIYDIAWKSADEIENLELTYPEDRDLLNRIVTNKGIK
- a CDS encoding H-type small acid-soluble spore protein, with protein sequence MDAKRVKQILSSSADIEVLYNGTSVWIDALNEDGRTATVHLRGPLEERSIVEIDELEEK
- a CDS encoding pyridoxine/pyridoxamine 5'-phosphate oxidase, giving the protein MSDIKELLRNIKTLAGPLPEFEIHHAPQKPHPLFIKWIKEALDAEVSEPHAMTLSTVDSNGYPDARVLILKNIDEKGWYFATSSDSRKGQQLMNNPEVALTFYWPKLGRQIRIRGTAIHTGENASSKDFLERGKIARAIAMTCKQSEVLPDPAEIEAEIQKQLEQMNEEPNLAYNRWTLYCVEAKEVEFWQGNSDRKHIRLQYRLEDINWSQEQLWP
- a CDS encoding sugar phosphate nucleotidyltransferase is translated as MKAVILAGGSGTRLSPFTKIINKHLLPVGSYPMIYWPIKRLKQAGINEILIVTNEEDLVSFKKVLGAGEELGVILSYTIQKEKGKGIANALNCAKDFVDDKFVVLLGDNLFDDDLSPYLEDFKKEKYEAKVLLKEVKDPKRYGIAFIDEIKHTIISIIEKPKNPISKYCVTGIYFYDRNVFGLIQSLSPSKRGELEITDLNNLYINRNELNYDILKGWWLDAGTHEALFEANKHFFEGE
- a CDS encoding zf-HC2 domain-containing protein, whose protein sequence is MSIKCDVIQDLLPSYIDGLTSEESNKLVKGHLSVCHSCSEIYDEIKHDIPNALENTDKPSDNSERKLVKRIKNKIITVVATLIITFSFLGFFVGTFGNVLFQEGNPIPVISSIIKLEFTNAEYVEFSNATNRFISEIKSSDDRYSVVKKYMSERGWAFKEQMGSGLIFENEAEQIVIETRLYTKNYFIWSVPEKETEETFFNAT
- a CDS encoding GNAT family N-acetyltransferase translates to MLKGNNIYLRFFEESDTEELLALELRNKDFFKKYNTTKKDSFYTLDGQLQRIQRTTEMRENDQFYLFGIFLKETDKLIGVVMLSEVGRGPFQNCWLGYYLDQSHNGKGYMTEAVRIIVDYAFAELNLHRIDAGVMPHNVGSIRLLEKNGFHKEGIAKKNVLINGVWEDHQTMAIINENWRWEE
- a CDS encoding RNA polymerase sigma factor, giving the protein MKDFRELYKLYSKQLYNYLFYLTNDRSLAEELVQETFFQAFKSIHRFKGKSTIKTWLYQIGKNVYYKYLKNNTINNDQFDENDVKFADFSTPENIWVKEEQERMLHLAIQQLKEPYKQVVILRSFNELSFKEIGIIFEESENWARVNFHRGKQKIREILK
- the metG gene encoding methionine--tRNA ligase, with protein sequence MSIFIGGAWPYANGSLHLGYIASLLPGDILARYYRLKGEQVLYVSGSDCNGTPISIRAKQEGVSPQEIADHFHNEFKSCFKKLGFTYDCYTRTDTQFHHQVVQNIFLQLLDKGYICKKTVEQAYCQTCDQFLPDRYVEGICPHCGKEARGDQCDHCSTILDPLDLLEKKCKLCGDNPIPKDTEHFYFRLGTFQKELEKYVTHASVNHLWRKNAVQMTERFLKEGLHDRAVSRDLPIGVSVPVAGYEAKKIYVWIEAVSGYYSASKKWAEEQNRDDSAFWSGETVAYYVHGKDNIPFHSVIWPSILLGIDVKPLPTHIVSNEYLTLEKHKLSTSKNWAVWVPDILERYHPDSIRYFLTINAPENRDTDFTWREFIYSHNSELLGAYGNLVNRTFKFIEKYFDGVLPVGSIDEDIRKKTEELYNSAGTYIEKTHFKHALEEIFQYIRSANKYFDNQKPWVQIHEDPSNCQNTVATCVFIIGNLSQLLQPFLPFSSHEVKKRLQLGKGTWSPVDIPLVRIEKFEPLFQRIDINQIDLELETLKNQSYN
- a CDS encoding GNAT family N-acetyltransferase, yielding MSKSINTAAIIRTAVLEDAQAILQIQKEVIAERDYLMSVPEEFNQTLDQQKNWIKKILDNERETILVAEIDNEIVGWIAFLSNSRKRLSHVGSFGIMIRKDYRERGIGRMLISELLSWAAHNPFIEKVSLGVFSTNTRAIALYKSMGFIEEGRKKKEVKVSETEYWDDILMYKLV
- a CDS encoding GNAT family N-acetyltransferase, producing MEIRRLTPFDAEIYREIRLEALKLNAEAYSTRYEDEIERPIKIYQERFRSNYSFTLGAFESEKLIGTVTVIREQHLKLHHRVNIVAMYVKPHVRGLGIGKALMNEAIQRAREWEGVEQIHLTVVSSNESARKLYSALGFQVYGTEKQAMKLGDTYWDEERMVLFL
- a CDS encoding class I SAM-dependent methyltransferase, which gives rise to MSNDEQLSLDAVHNYWKDPKEEGNLPEAYIAPIERSQYLHELIKKYADLSATLLEPGCNVGRNLNYLLRKGYKNLTGIEISENAVSLLKSTYPELANTAQIHNAPIEEIVTDFKTGGFDVVFTMAVFEHIHYESNWIFKEIARITKSYLITIESEDGVSGRHFPRNYKSLFEPLGLKQIEENNFLNRTVRVFKKI